The DNA region AGTTGTGTACCGTAAGTTAGCTTTTTTGGTCGCTGTACTAAACCTTTACCAAAACTACGTGCGCCAACAATTACTGCTCTATCTAAGTCTTGTAAAGCACCAGAAACAATCTCGGAAGCAGATGCGCTACGACCATTAATTAATACCACAACTGGAATTTTTGTATCTATTGGCTCTTGTTTTGTGTAATAGGTTTTATTGTATTTTTTTACCTTAGATTTTGTAGTTACTACCAATTGTCCTTTTGGTACAAAAAGGTTTACAATATTTATAGCTTCGCGAAGTAATCCACCAGGATTATTACGTAAATCTAATATAATACTTTTTGCGCCTTGCGCCTTTAAATCTTTTAATGCATACTCGGTTTGCATAGAGGCTTTTGCATTAAATTTTTGAAGTACAATGTAGCCTGTAGTTTCATTAATCATAGAAAAATGAGGTACAGCATTAATTTCAATTTCAGAACGTGTTAAGGTTGTCGTATTGGTTTTTCCTTGACGTTTGTAGGTTACATTTAATGTTGAATTTGGCGCGCCTTTTAATAGGTTAGAGGCATCATCTTCATAACCATCTACTTTTATACCATCTATTTCTATAATTTCGTCACCAGCTTTAAGACCAGCTTTGTCTGCTGGATAATCTTTATACGGTTCTACAACAACCAATTTATCTTTTAAAGTTCTAATTTTTGCACCAACGCCAGTATAATCTCCTGTACGACGTATACGCTCTGCTTCTACATCTTGCTCGTTATAAAATTTAGTATACGGATCTAAATCGTTAAGCATATTTTTAATGGCATTATCCATTAAATCTGCAGGATTAGTCTCGTCTACGTAATTCATATTAAGCTCTTTAAAAAGCGTGGTAAAAATTTCGATTTGTTTAGCTATTTCGAAAAAATCACTTTTAAAGGCGCTTCCAGTTATAAATATTGTTAACGCAAAAACAGGAATTAAAATGCGTTTTTTAAATATCTTTTTCATTCTTCTTTATATTAGAAACTTGGTCATTAAATTTAGTGAGTAATGCCTTCATTTTTTTATCAATAATCTTAAAATCGGGCATTTCTTTACTAATATATAAAATCATTAGCGTGTAATGGTCTAACTTATTGTCTATTAACAGATTTTTATTAAGTCTGTAGCCTTCACGTAGCAAGCGTTTTACTCGGTTACGATGTACCGCTAATTTAAAATTTCTTTTACTTACAGATACACCAACTTTTAATTGCGTTTGGTTATCTAGATAGACCATACGCAAAGGATATGCCGAAACAGATTTTCCTTCGGCAAATAACTGCTCAATTGCTTTTTGGCTTTTAAGTTTTTCGTCTTTATTGTATGTGTAGTGCATTAATTTAGTTTTTTAATGCTTCTTGAAGTTGTATCAATTTACTTTCAAGTTCGTGTAAACGGTCGTAAACATCTATTGGTTCTGGCATTTGTTTGGATGCAAACATAGTGACGTACCATACTTCCATAATATCTTCTGCATCTATCGTATAGGTTGGATAGTTACCGTCTTTATTATCACTTTTTAAGATAAGTTTACCACGCTCTTCAATACGATTGATAACACGTTTTAAAACAATACCATCGTTTTTACTAACAACTATATACACACGACCATCTTTAATATCTGATAAATCTTCTACGAACTTACCAAACACTAAATCGCCATCAAAAAATGTACGTACCATAGAGTTACCTTGCACTTCAAAACATCTATAGGTTCCGTTTGTAAGATGTGGCATATGGAAAGATGGTAAAGTCTCGATATACTCGCTATCTCCATAACCATCTAAATAACCAGCTCTTGCTTTTACAGGA from Mesoflavibacter profundi includes:
- a CDS encoding S41 family peptidase, with translation MKKIFKKRILIPVFALTIFITGSAFKSDFFEIAKQIEIFTTLFKELNMNYVDETNPADLMDNAIKNMLNDLDPYTKFYNEQDVEAERIRRTGDYTGVGAKIRTLKDKLVVVEPYKDYPADKAGLKAGDEIIEIDGIKVDGYEDDASNLLKGAPNSTLNVTYKRQGKTNTTTLTRSEIEINAVPHFSMINETTGYIVLQKFNAKASMQTEYALKDLKAQGAKSIILDLRNNPGGLLREAINIVNLFVPKGQLVVTTKSKVKKYNKTYYTKQEPIDTKIPVVVLINGRSASASEIVSGALQDLDRAVIVGARSFGKGLVQRPKKLTYGTQLKVTISRYYTPSGRCIQSLDYWNRDENGNAVRIKQENYHEFKTKNGRKVYDGGGVFPDEALETTKNSAITDAILNSQAIFDFATQFYYNNSIENINNFQLSDSDFNAFKAHLKTSSFEFETETEKALKKALEVSKTENLDDDIKKEYNNLQQHLEQVKIKTVDQNKTQLVNLLTDEIVKRYVYREGLYEYYKINNQEIKTATQILANPNQYNKYLN
- the rnpA gene encoding ribonuclease P protein component encodes the protein MHYTYNKDEKLKSQKAIEQLFAEGKSVSAYPLRMVYLDNQTQLKVGVSVSKRNFKLAVHRNRVKRLLREGYRLNKNLLIDNKLDHYTLMILYISKEMPDFKIIDKKMKALLTKFNDQVSNIKKNEKDI
- a CDS encoding LexA family transcriptional regulator, yielding MQQIDQKITAIINHFQLNNYAFSKRIGVTGTTIDSIVNGRPQPDGTRKKTKPGYDVLSAIIDQFNINPDYLFGKSDVMLKQDVAKIQTYSGVPQVVAVNQNDEENVVYVPVKARAGYLDGYGDSEYIETLPSFHMPHLTNGTYRCFEVQGNSMVRTFFDGDLVFGKFVEDLSDIKDGRVYIVVSKNDGIVLKRVINRIEERGKLILKSDNKDGNYPTYTIDAEDIMEVWYVTMFASKQMPEPIDVYDRLHELESKLIQLQEALKN